In a genomic window of Rhodovulum sp. P5:
- a CDS encoding SPOR domain-containing protein, whose translation MSAPADLPPPGFLGVQFVDSRGCVFVRGDVGGWQPRLSRDGVPLCGFRPSFAAAPDRRVPLVLESPPEVPARPAAANRPVPTEPKDTTAGPRGPWDLPTPPTWSALPGPGSLQSLRQPRAPGPGGGDDWLAPRRKLEPRDGMLPAEKGAVDAGADAAAAAFTPPQTDQSPPPADVAKTVTEAPAPVVEEKKPLHPASHRYIQVGAFGVPANAARLAARLEALGLPVYREEAAGRGGGLTFVSVGPFYAQEDLDAARNALRGAGFRDVILKN comes from the coding sequence ATGTCGGCCCCGGCTGACCTGCCGCCGCCCGGCTTTCTGGGCGTGCAGTTCGTCGACAGCCGTGGCTGCGTGTTCGTGCGGGGGGACGTGGGCGGCTGGCAGCCGCGCCTGTCGCGCGACGGGGTGCCGCTTTGCGGGTTCAGGCCGAGTTTCGCCGCGGCCCCGGACCGACGTGTTCCCCTTGTTCTGGAAAGCCCGCCAGAGGTGCCCGCCCGCCCCGCGGCCGCCAATCGACCCGTTCCGACGGAGCCGAAAGACACCACGGCCGGTCCGCGCGGGCCCTGGGACCTGCCCACCCCGCCGACATGGTCGGCGCTGCCCGGCCCCGGAAGCCTGCAAAGCCTGCGCCAGCCCAGAGCCCCCGGCCCGGGCGGGGGCGACGACTGGCTGGCGCCGCGCCGCAAGCTGGAACCCCGGGACGGGATGCTGCCAGCCGAAAAGGGCGCGGTCGATGCAGGGGCGGATGCGGCCGCCGCGGCCTTTACCCCACCCCAGACCGACCAGAGCCCGCCGCCCGCCGATGTGGCAAAGACGGTGACCGAAGCCCCTGCGCCGGTCGTTGAGGAGAAGAAACCGCTTCACCCCGCAAGCCATCGTTACATTCAGGTCGGCGCCTTCGGCGTGCCGGCCAATGCCGCGCGCCTGGCCGCCCGGCTTGAGGCGCTGGGCCTGCCGGTCTACCGGGAGGAGGCGGCAGGCCGGGGCGGGGGGCTGACCTTCGTCTCCGTCGGCCCGTTTTACGCGCAGGAAGATCTGGACGCCGCCAGAAATGCGCTTCGCGGCGCGGGTTTTCGGGACGTCATCCTGAAGAACTGA
- the upp gene encoding uracil phosphoribosyltransferase: protein MLDHLIVVNHPLVQHKLTLMRDKDTPTAVFRQLLREISQLLAYEITRELEMTTRRIETPLCEMDAPVLAGKKLVLVSILRAGNGLLDGVLELVPSARVGFVGLYRDEETLQPVQYYFKVPPDLSDRLVIVVDPMLATGNSSAAAVDLLKKAGANNLRFMCLLAAPEGIARMGEAHPDVPIVTAAVDECLNEHGYIVPGLGDAGDRMFGTR, encoded by the coding sequence ATGCTTGATCACCTGATTGTCGTGAACCACCCGCTGGTGCAGCACAAGCTGACGCTGATGCGCGACAAGGACACGCCCACCGCCGTTTTCCGGCAATTGCTGCGGGAGATCAGCCAGCTTCTGGCCTATGAGATTACGCGGGAGCTTGAGATGACCACCCGGCGGATCGAGACGCCGCTGTGCGAGATGGACGCCCCGGTTCTGGCGGGCAAGAAGCTGGTGCTGGTGTCGATCCTGCGGGCGGGCAACGGGCTTCTGGATGGGGTGCTGGAACTGGTGCCGTCGGCGCGCGTGGGTTTCGTGGGGCTTTACCGCGATGAGGAGACGCTGCAGCCGGTGCAGTACTATTTCAAGGTGCCGCCGGATCTGTCGGATCGTCTGGTGATCGTGGTCGATCCGATGCTGGCGACCGGCAATTCCTCTGCCGCGGCGGTCGATCTTCTGAAAAAGGCGGGGGCGAACAACCTGCGTTTCATGTGCCTGCTGGCCGCGCCCGAAGGCATCGCCCGGATGGGAGAGGCGCATCCCGATGTGCCCATCGTGACCGCGGCGGTGGATGAGTGCCTGAACGAGCATGGCTATATCGTGCCGGGGCTTGGCGATGCGGGCGACCGGATGTTCGGCACGCGCTGA